Genomic window (Rubidibacter lacunae KORDI 51-2):
TATGTTAACCAGCGCGATCCCTCCAACTTCGGCACACTAGAGAAACCCCCTTCACATCTCGGGATCGAAACCCAACGCCTATGGTCTGGTTGCTCACTCGACGTCGCAAGCAAATCGCCCGCATCGAAATCGTCGGCGCGATCGCCTCTGGAACGCGTCAGCGCGTCCTCAAAGCCCTCGAGCTCGTTGCCGAGCGCCGCTACCCCGCCCTGCTGCTGCGGATCGACTCCCCCGGCGGCACCGTCGGCGACTCTCAAGAGATCTACGCCGCCCTCATGCGCCTGCGCTCCAAACTAAAAATTGTCGCCAGCTTCGGCAATATCTCCGCCTCCGGCGGCGTTTACGTCGGCATGGGTGCCGAAAAAATCGTCGCCAACCCCGGTACTATCACCGGCAGCATTGGCGTCATCCTGCGCGGCAACAACCTCGAACGCTTGCTCGACAAAATCGGCATCTCCTTTAAAGTCATCAAATCCGGTCCATACAAAGACATCCTCGCCTTCGATCGCGACCTCACCCCTGCCGAAACCGACATCCTGCAGAGCCTGATCGACACCAGCTACCAACAGTTCGTCCGCACCGTCGCCACCGCACGCCATCTCAGCGAAGACGCCGTGCGCTCCTTTGCCGACGGCCGCATCTTCACCGGCGAGCAAGCTCGCGACCTCGGCGTCGTCGATCGCCTGGGAACTGAAGAGGATGCCCGCCGTTGGACGGCCGAACTCGTCGATCTCGACCCCGACAAGACAAAATGCGTTACCCTCGACGAGCGCAAATCGCCCCTCGCACGCCTGCTTCCCAGCCGGCAGCAGCAGTGCCCGAGTTGGGAGGCCGTCAAGGATTGGGTAGAATTTGAGCTGTCAACCAGCGGTCAGCCCCTATGGCTTTATCGACCGCAGGCGATCGGTAAATAGCGGCTCGCAACCGTTATTTACCGATCGGCAACTGCCGCGAATCGCGTTTTATATTTTTGTGTAGAGGATCGAACCGTGGGCTGGAAAGTGCGAGCAATCCGAGGAGCGACAACAGCAACAGCTAACACCGAAGCGGCCATGCGCGACGCCATCCTAGAGCTACTCGACACCCTCACCCTCCGCAACCACCTCGACCCCGACGACATCATTAGCGCCACCTTCACGGCCACCCGCGATCTCAACGCAGCTTTCCCCGCCGCGATCGCCCGCGAGCGCGCCCAATGGCAAAACGTCCCGCTCCTTGACGTTCAACACATGCACGTCGCGGGCAGCCTCGAACGCTGCATACGTGTCTTGGTTCAGGTCAACACGATTGCGCCTCAGAATGCGATCGCCCACATCTACCTGCGCGGTGCTAGCGACCTACGCCCTGAGTGGAGCCTTGTCCCGCCACGTTAGCTTGCAGGTAGTCCATACACGACGAGGTTGCTCGACTGATGCA
Coding sequences:
- the sppA gene encoding signal peptide peptidase SppA, translating into MVWLLTRRRKQIARIEIVGAIASGTRQRVLKALELVAERRYPALLLRIDSPGGTVGDSQEIYAALMRLRSKLKIVASFGNISASGGVYVGMGAEKIVANPGTITGSIGVILRGNNLERLLDKIGISFKVIKSGPYKDILAFDRDLTPAETDILQSLIDTSYQQFVRTVATARHLSEDAVRSFADGRIFTGEQARDLGVVDRLGTEEDARRWTAELVDLDPDKTKCVTLDERKSPLARLLPSRQQQCPSWEAVKDWVEFELSTSGQPLWLYRPQAIGK
- the aroH gene encoding chorismate mutase, with protein sequence MGWKVRAIRGATTATANTEAAMRDAILELLDTLTLRNHLDPDDIISATFTATRDLNAAFPAAIARERAQWQNVPLLDVQHMHVAGSLERCIRVLVQVNTIAPQNAIAHIYLRGASDLRPEWSLVPPR